ACATCTTGAGTGTTTCTTGGTTTCTTCATAACAGGCGTGATTCTCCCAGGTCACATAACGAGCGCCACTCTAAACTCTGCCCGGGAGGAAAACTACAAAGAACTGAGATGTAGTTCCGCTTTGATATTTAGGCGTTTTAAAGAAAATAGCTTGTCTGATCActtcatatatattttagagTGGCACGTTATAATGCAAATGTTGTTAAAATGTCATCGTATGCAGCGTATTCGAAGATTACGCGAGGATACATTTAaggactacatttcccagaagTCTAACCACCAACCAATCAGAGATGCAGATCTCGCTCAGCTGCAGGAACGTCATCAAACGTCTCTGTTCAAGTTTCATGGCGCTGTCTGTCCACATGTGATTGTGAGGAAATATTGGAAGCGCTTTATTTTCCTTGcaagtcttttattcaactgaaaaacacaaaatgcaaaaaaatttaggtgcattttgaaatcaaattgtactttatgaaattaaatatctattttaatcaattttatgcaggtataaacaacgtaaacactgtaaaaggttttgccacaaactcaactgacaggcaagtaattgcacagaattatatagtatacataaaaataaataataacacaaataatgtCCCTTTAAAGTAGTAGTCAGACTCATCCATGTGAGGAAAAACACGCTAATGCAAATCGCCATGCATGAGCACAAGACCGCATCATCGTAATACTGTGTGCTCAAGTTGAACACTTCAATCAGCGAGTCCAGAATCAGGATGTTACCCATGAGGCCGAGCGGGAAGAGCAGGATGGTGTATGTGTAGATGCAGGAGAGGAGGAGACTGATGACGTAGGTGTCCGAGGAGGTGGGGTTCGTTTCGTTGACGTCAGTGACGGACCAGAGCAGACTGGAGGAATTCAGTCGGATAGGCAGCTGGTCTTCCATCATCTTCCCCTCTGTTACTTCTGTTGTTACACAGCATGGAAATATACCATTTTCTGCATTTCTTGTCTTTTCGAAGTACTcgaagctcttggtgcatgaagaagatctgtaaagttgcaaagaataagGTCTCAAATCTAAAGTggtattctttatcaaagttaagattctgccacacccccctaaaacggctcgttctaacaagcccccacatctctatgtcactatgtggaaatatttgcataatgccgcccaaatgttcatgcaaagaaataaggcgtggtttcagtaaacacagttagtgttgaagcagcatgtcagggagatgctgtgtttctaggcgaaagcaaaagcactttatttggccttccgaaagtagatgcatttaggaatctttaagattacttacaacagaacagcaatgcattttatggacgaccgtttcgtgaacctaggagaggaggtaattctgactttgctacgacaatctggcacttctgaatcagctactgtaagtatgttttgttattaaagtatttgctattgactgttcaaatgcggagttatGGAtgccctgtatgtgtgtgtgtgcgtgtgtgtatgtgagacagagagagagagagatggtcacacagtggagtcagctttcttaagcttccatggcttgtgtactgcaaacacatacaagcttcatcactgtgtctgtcacgtgactctgttcctctttcaggcttgaactgatggtaaaactaaggacattattaaagttctttacatttattttgaaagatgaatctTGTGATTagggaaaggggcgttacatttccgatgagtgcttgtggtgttcggccaatcacaatgcactgggtcagttggccaatcagaacagactgcgcttgtcagaaggcgggactttgtagaaaacgcgagaggcggggcatagaggacctacaataataaacagtatttgaaaaaaaatgcgttttttgaacattaaagcatatcaacatattctgttactccaaatacacaaaataatgatctttaaaaaagctttttatgaaaattttaattattatgattttttaaaaagtttacaataactcataagcaaataacaataaaagtaaatagcgTAAAGTCTTCAAACCCGAATTGCGGCGGGGAATGTGTTCCAACCATGACATTTTATAGTCACAAAAGCATTGCATCTCCTCTTTCCAAATCACATTTTTTCAGtgaacacaaacacccacacacacacacacacacacacacacacacacacacacacacacacacacacacacacacacacacacacacacacacacacacacacacgcacacacacacacacacacacacacaagtacacagGTTGCTATGGGTACAGGAAGCATGACCCTTCACCTAGTAGCAACCTCCCAGTGTCATAAGTTCAGATGAAGTAATTGTAGCATCTTTTTCATTAAAGCAAGTTAATCTATCTCTATTTTTAATCTAAACAATTACAACATCTTAAGGTGTGGGCTAAGCAAATAACTATTTCTAAACTGCATAGCATAATTTCttttaagataagataaaacaTATCACAATACAACACTTTAAGAAAGAAGGTCCATTCTGCAGCTTCACTGCAAAATGCACTTTCTTGCACAATCATGATACAGTTAGCAAAAGGCATACATACGTGGCAGTCTTTATTTAAATCTCATTACTGCCTTTTAAGGCTTTTCAGGTTTTGTGGCAGACATTTGCAATCTCAAAGCTCTGATATCATTTGCGAGAGACTGCAACTCCAAATTAAAGTTCACCAACTCCATCATTTCTTTCAGCATTCTCATAATTTTCTTATTCCAATCCTCCTGTTTTCACATAAGTTGAATTGTTCTATTCTAAAAACAATTTCCTGCTGCTCCATCAGTTGAGATTCTGTCCTGTTTTCCTCCACGTTTCTCctccttcttttttcttttgacttCTTGGCTCCAGTTCCTCTGGATCCCTTCTACGAGAAGATCATCAAAGTCAATTTCTAGTTTACCAGTTCATTATCACAGTTACCAAGTGAGAATCGATTGTGAATGGGAGATTCCACATGTGATGAATCACCATTTACGACAATGTATAACATGATGAAAACAACCCCTTTTGTTTTCAGTGAGAATCTCAAAGCTTGTtctaaaatcattgttattttattagtaaaataactgttaaagggatagttcacccaaaaattaaaattctgtcattgattactcaccctcatgtcattataAATCccgcaagaccttcgttcatcttcagaacacaaattaagatatttttgattaaaacagAGATCTGTCTAtgcagaaagctctcggattcatcaaatatcttaatttgtgttccaaagataaacgaaggtcttacgggtttggaatgacatgagggtaattaataacagaattaaaatttttgggtgatctaccCTTTTAATTGGTTAACtggtagttaaagggatactccaccccaaaatgaaaattttgtcattaatcacttacctccatgttgttccaaacccgtaaaagcttatttccgttcatcttcagaacacaatttaagatattttggatgaaaaccgggaggcttgtgaattacactgtcaaggtccagaaaagcatGAAAGACAaagtcagaaatgtttatttattgaatataatgTGAACAGTTTTTGTCATTACGGTCAAATAAAATAGTATGTAACTTTTACACTCGGCATCGTTGCTAGCGCTAGTACAAgcggactacatttcccataatgccATGCGTGGGCTCGTTCGTTTGACGTCACGCATCTCGCCAGGTACAGAAGTCCATAGTGTTGAATGAAAACAACAGTTGCGTGAACCTCGTTAATTACGCGTGAGCTGGTCGCACGTGCAAACGGATTCACATTTTGGgtaaagtaattttatttcacgctttgtttgttttgttttttcgctGTCGCATTGCAAAAACAGAGTAAAGGGAGAGGTTTCAAAATCACAAATCTAATACTTAGTTGTCCGACTCTCATTTGCTATTGCGATGTAAGCAAAGGTTGACTTTTTGCGTGCATGCAAATTACCTTTTGGTGGTTTTCATGTCTTTATGTGGTTATTTAGAAGGATCATGGCAGAGAAACCTCAGCTGGTCAATAATTCACCAGAGGACACTGAGACTGATGAGTGCATgagcacatatacacacatctaCAGCCCTGATCTGCTCATGTAAGCACAATACACACTGAAGTTCTCATTCTTTGTTCAATATGCATGCATACACTGCAGTTCAAAAgattgggatcagtaagattttgaagtaatgttttttttttctcttctgctcatcaaggctgcatttatttgatcagaaatacagtatcatggttttctgttttaatatactttaaaatataatttattcctttgatgaataaaacgttAAGAAGAGCAGCgtttattctaaatataaatcttttgtaaccatatacagtactgttcaaaagtttgaggtcagtaatttatttattttaaattaattaatgcttttattcaacaaatgtgtgttaaattaataacaaGTGATAAAGATGTATGTTgttagaaatttttatttttattttttttgcatttattcatcaaataatactgaaaaagtatcacaggttcaaagaaaaaaaaaaaaagcagcagcataactgtttccatcattgataataaatcagcatattagaatgatttctgaagatcatgtgacactgaagactggagtaatgatgctaaaaattcagctttgcatcacagaaatatattaaaatttaaagtatattaaaacagaaaaccataaTTTTagatggtaataatattttataatattactgttttttttccagtatttttgatcaaataaatgcagtccttgTTGATCGGAAGAGACTTCtctaaaacacattacaaatcttactgatcccaaacgtttgaacagcagttgtgtgtgtgtgtatatatatatatatatatatatatatatatatatatatatatatatatatatatatatataatatatatatatatatagagagagagagagagagagagagagagagagacttatttctgtgtgtttgcagtgatCAGGTGGCTTTTATAACCGGCGGAGGATCAGGTATTGGGTTTCGAATAGCAGAAGTTCTGATGAGGTGAGTTGTCAGCTATTTTTCCTCCGTAGTTCCTCGCTCTCAACACTTTGTCCATGACTGAACCTCTCAGCTTGACTTTTTCACTCATGATAGCTTTTATAATGAGGTGCATATTGATCTTAAACCTTTGTGACCTTCAATAACATGTCATCATCTCAAGCCTGCAACTTCAGATTTATCTGAATAAGTCGATtgaagcttcttttttttaacttttttcgtGCAGGCATGGTTGTGACACGGTCATCGCCAGCAGAAATCTGGAGAAACTCACAGAGGTACTGCCTCTACAAATCCTCAGCGACTCACTGATGTCATTACTCTGATGAAGAGTAACtcatctctgtgtttgtgtggtttaggCTGCAAAAAAGTTAAGCAGCACTACAGGCAGACGCTGTTTGCCGATTGCCGTGGATGTGCGTCAGCCAGAGACGATTTCTGCTGCCATGGATGAAACCTTGAAGACATTTGGACGTGTTGACATACTAATTAACAGTAAGCCTTATCCGGTGATAAAAACATGTCATGTCCCAAACATACAGATCTTGATTCTGTAGATATAATGATGTTCAGCTTAATTAAGTTCAGCTTAATACcctttaagtttcttttttcattatctaATGTGTGGTTGCATATAATAGGAGCacatgtatttttgaaaatagtcATGCAGTTTTGtgctttatgatttttatttcacaGATGCTGCGGGTAATTTCTTGTGTCCAGCTACATCGTTGTCTTTTAACGCTTTCAAGACGGTAATGGAGATCGACACCATGGGAACTTTCAACACCAGTAAAGTCGTCTATGACAAATGGTTCAAGGTACAGATATACATTTCAAGaattttattactaaaatattgcactactttggtttttttttctcacatttagAGATCTCTCTGTATGAAGCAGTAGTTTATATTCAGTCTCATAGTTTGTGGCTTTATTTCTTTATCTCAGGATCATGGCGGCTCCATTGTCAACATTTCTGCCACTCTGGGATACAGAGGTCAGGCTCTCCAGGTGCATGCTGGGTCAGCGAAGGCTGCAAACGGTTTGTGTTAATTTTGGTTTATGTTctgcataatatttataaaatcatatgtttgtatttataaactttaaaatatataataagtatttatgggtcaaagacgaaaaagtgtttaagcataaaaaaaaagtgtaatactgctttaaactgttgtaattttacatttttaacatttgccactatcctaggttttgcccatttgtcagtaagaattttttactcatttaaaacacaataaaatttagtatgttccattattcttttagatattttaatatgtacaatttaattttattttatttatgtatgtattttgacCCTATAGTGCCGGatacaatttatgtttttaaataactgtgAAGATATGATATGTTCTAAATCTTGAAATGACCGATTTGGCACAATAAAcgatttaaaataaatgggaatttaaataaattataaaatattaatacaaaatatataatataaaaatgataaaatttataTCAACTAGTTGCCAtgtcttaataaaaatatatatatttaacaataaataaataaatatatactagtaaaatggcaaaaacaaacaacaaaattactaaaaaaattattaaagtgaaaaaatattcgtaaaaaaaattctaaataataacaaaaaatatactaGTATATCAAGGATGCTAAAATAAGGATTAATAATTATCTGCGTATGTATATGTGTTTTAGATGCCATGACGAGGCACTTGGCGGTTGAGTGGGGCCCCAGTGGTGTGAGGGTGAACACAGTGGCTCCGGGGCCCATCTCTGGCACAGAGGGATACCGTAGACTGGGTAAGaccagtcgtgtgtgtgtgtgtagcctaaCTGTAGTGTCACTCTGCCTTTCTTTTTCACTATCACTGTTGCTCTTTCAGGTGGTTCACACGCCGAGTCAGCAGGGGTTTTCCGCAGCATCCCGCTGCAGAGAGCCGGCAATAAGACCGAGATCGCACATGCGGTTCTTTTCCTGGCCAGCCGTGCGGCTTCATACGTCACCGGCGCTATACTGGTCGCCGACGGAGGGGCGTGGCTCACCTCGGCCAATGACGTGGAACGGCTGCTGGGTATTATCTCATCTCGCTCTGCAAAACTATGAACAGACAGCACCGCACACAGGTGTGCCTGTGCCGGAAGACGAGCGCTTGCTAGTTACATAGGACTGAACCGATTAACACAAATCAATAATTAGAAGAATTATTCAAATGCTCAACACATCTTGTGAGCAAATcaatcatcttttctttttttttttttcaatgcatttttctGCTACTGTGTTATTGACCCGTGAATATGTGGGTAACGCTTTGGTGTGTAAAACTCATTCTAACTTCGTTTCTCTTATGTTTTAAGGTTTTTGGGCTGCAGAGAAAAGAAAGGATAAATAGCATGAATAGAGGATGAAATCAACAGCAATGGACCAGCATCTGTATGATTGCTGAATATTACAAAAACGACCTTTTTATTTTTCACCTCAACAAcctataacatatatatatatatatatatatatatacacagacacatatgcatatatatatatatatatatatatatatatatatatatatatatattatatatatatatatatatatatatatataatatatatatatatatatatttcacctcAACAACCTGTaacctatacatatatatatattcagctagTTACCATGtcttaataaaattagaaatgtaacaacaaacaacaaaattactaaaatataaataactcagggttttttaattttatgagacACCTGGTAAGATATTTATACTAGACACCCTCAAACTGTGTCTTCTCATTACATTACAGTTATATTGATATTTCAAGCATGTTTAACCACAAGGTTTTAgtaattataatgtatattttacttcTGGTAACACAACTGACCATTTTAGCACTACATCAGTGGCGTTTTTTTCAATTTCATCTACAGTACATGTatacagtttcaacaaaaaactaaattatgtaaac
This sequence is a window from Cyprinus carpio isolate SPL01 chromosome A24, ASM1834038v1, whole genome shotgun sequence. Protein-coding genes within it:
- the LOC109049438 gene encoding peroxisomal 2,4-dienoyl-CoA reductase [(3E)-enoyl-CoA-producing] isoform X2, translating into MAEKPQLVNNSPEDTETDECMSTYTHIYSPDLLIDQVAFITGGGSGIGFRIAEVLMRHGCDTVIASRNLEKLTEAAKKLSSTTGRRCLPIAVDVRQPETISAAMDETLKTFGRVDILINNAAGNFLCPATSLSFNAFKTVMEIDTMGTFNTSKVVYDKWFKDHGGSIVNISATLGYRGQALQVHAGSAKAANDAMTRHLAVEWGPSGVRVNTVAPGPISGTEGYRRLGGSHAESAGVFRSIPLQRAGNKTEIAHAVLFLASRAASYVTGAILVADGGAWLTSANDVERLLGIISSRSAKL
- the LOC109049438 gene encoding peroxisomal 2,4-dienoyl-CoA reductase [(3E)-enoyl-CoA-producing] isoform X1, which translates into the protein MAEKPQLVNNSPEDTETDECMSTYTHIYSPDLLIDQVAFITGGGSGIGFRIAEVLMRHGCDTVIASRNLEKLTEAAKKLSSTTGRRCLPIAVDVRQPETISAAMDETLKTFGRVDILINNAAGNFLCPATSLSFNAFKTVMEIDTMGTFNTSKVVYDKWFKDHGGSIVNISATLGYRGQALQVHAGSAKAANDAMTRHLAVEWGPSGVRVNTVAPGPISGTEGYRRLGGSHAESAGVFRSIPLQRAGNKTEIAHAVLFLASRAASYVTGAILVADGGAWLTSANDVERLLGFWAAEKRKDK